From Carya illinoinensis cultivar Pawnee chromosome 5, C.illinoinensisPawnee_v1, whole genome shotgun sequence, one genomic window encodes:
- the LOC122311002 gene encoding putative receptor-like protein kinase At4g00960 gives MDKSKSFIQHLIKPFKFNSSKDRKNEEDLERIARQEQKLFPYETLLAATKEFHPTHKLGQGGFGPVYKGKLNDGREIAVKKLSQSSNQGMKEFMNEAKLLARVQHRNVVNLLGYCVHGEEKLLVYEYVSNESLDKFIFKSNKKVELDWKRRFDIIAGIARGLLYLHEDSHNCIIHRDIKASNVLLDDKWVPKIADFGMARLFPEDETHVNTRVAGTNGYMAPEYVMHGNLSVKADVFSFGVLVLELISGQRNNSLNLNVDAQNLLDWAYKLYKKGRSLELMDPTLASSAATEQVAMCIQLGLLCTQGDPQLRPNMRRVVVSLSKKHGNLEEPSRPGVPGSRYRRSRRPPGMSSSAGTSGESDTHTFDSTSNTNSATATSSATPRLDPHGKRPVQS, from the exons ATGGACAAGTCGAAGAGTTTCATTCAGCATCTCATCAAGCCCTTCAAATTCAATTCAAGCAAAG AcagaaaaaatgaagaagatttgGAGAGGATTGCTCGACAGGAGCAGAAGCTATTTCCATATGAGACCTTACTTGCTGCCACCAAAGAATTTCACCCAACTCACAAGCTCGGCCAAGGTGGATTTGGACCCGTATACAAG GGGAAGTTGAATGATGGAAGGGAGATTGCCGTGAAGAAGCTCTCACAAAGCTCAAACCAAGGGATGAAAGAATTTATGAATGAAGCTAAGTTGTTGGCACGTGTTCAACATCGGAATGTTGTGAATTTGTTGGGGTATTGCGTTCATGGGGAGGAGAAGCTACTCGTTTATGAGTATGTCTCTAATGAGAGCCTTGACAAATTCATATTCA AATCCAACAAAAAAGTGGAACTTGATTGGAAGCGGAGGTTCGACATAATTGCAGGCATTGCACGGGGCTTGCTTTACCTTCACGAAGACTCGCATAATTGCATCATCCACCGAGACATCAAGGCCAGCAATGTTTTACTTGATGATAAGTGGGTTCCTAAGATTGCTGATTTTGGCATGGCCCGCCTCTTCCCAGAAGATGAAACGCATGTCAACACCCGTGTGGCCGGTACCAA CGGATATATGGCCCCGGAGTACGTCATGCATGGAAATCTGTCGGTGAAGGCCGATGTATTCAGTTTCGGGGTCCTGGTTTTAGAGCTAATCAGCGGGCAGAGAAACAACTCGCTCAACTTAAATGTGGACGCACAGAATCTACTGGACTGG GCATACAAGCTTTATAAAAAAGGTAGGAGCTTGGAGCTCATGGACCCCACGTTAGCATCATCTGCAGCCACAGAGCAAGTAGCAATGTGCATTCAATTAGGGCTGCTATGCACACAAGGTGATCCGCAGCTACGACCCAACATGCGTCGTGTGGTAGTGTCGCTATCAAAGAAACATGGCAATTTGGAAGAACCGTCAAGACCAGGAGTGCCGGGATCCCGATACCGAAGATCTCGGAGGCCTCCTGGAATGTCTTCCTCCGCCGGAACTTCCGGGGAGTCAGATACACATACTTTTGATTCCACCTCTAATACCAACAGCGCAACGGCAACCAGTTCGGCTACGCCTAGATTAGATCCTCATGGGAAACGTCCGGTGCAAAGTTAG
- the LOC122308995 gene encoding HMG-Y-related protein B-like, producing MATEENNNPPPAQPPAPASSTPQYPEMIMAAIEVLNDKNGLNKSAISRYIESNYTDLPAAHSTLLSHHLSKLKQGGQLVLVKNNYMKPDPNAPPKRGRGRPPKPKAPLPPGTVVSPPRPRGRPPKPRDPFAPPPVPKAKKASSGSGRPRGRPPKKAKTAAASAAAPSGGPPRGRGRPPKVKPAVEPVGC from the exons ATGGCTACAGAAGAAAATAATAACCCTCCTCCAGCTCAGCCTCCTGCCCCAGCTTCCTCAACCCCTCAGTACCCCGAG ATGATTATGGCGGCGATCGAGGTTCTCAACGACAAGAACGGCTTGAACAAGTCGGCTATCTCCAGGTATATCGAGTCGAATTACACGGATCTGCCGGCAGCTCACTCGACACTCCTCTCCCACCACCTCAGCAAGCTAAAGCAGGGCGGCCAGCTCGTTTTGGTCAAGAACAATTACATGAAGCCAGACCCCAACGCGCCTCCGAAGCGTGGACGAGGCCGCCCGCCAAAGCCCAAGGCGCCGCTCCCACCCGGAACAGTCGTCTCGCCACCCAGGCCCAGGGGCCGTCCTCCAAAGCCGAGGGACCCGTTCGCGCCGCCCCCGGTACCCAAAGCAAAGAAGGCATCCTCCGGGAGTGGCAGGCCACGTGGTCGTCCACCCAAGAAGGCCAAGACGGCTGCGGCTTCGGCTGCAGCTCCGTCTGGTGGGCCTCCTAGAGGGAGAGGAAGGCCACCGAAGGTGAAGCCGGCCGTGGAGCCGGTTGGGTGTTGA